The DNA window CACCACCCACGGCGAGGTTGACCAGCAGCGATCCCCAGGCCGGCCTCGCCGAAAGCGACCCGAACCTCAACAACGGTTCCCGCGCGGTCCGTTGACGAATCACGAATCCGATTGCGAGCACGACCGCCAGTGGCGCGACCACCTTCGCACTGGATGCCACGACCTGCCGGCTGGGGTCGGCCGTGGAGAACGCAACGACAACGCACGCGAGCACACCGGCGAGCAGCGCTGACCCGGGGAGATCTGCAGCCGCGAGAACACTTGGTAGGGTCCGCGCGGAGACAACCGGCCGGACTCCGAACGGCTTGACTGCCTCCCAAGCAACGAACAGGACGAGAGCGCCTATCGACGCGAGCGCGATAGGCGTCGTGAATGCAGACCATGCGCCCGACGTTGCCGGCGTGTATATCTGGCCAACTGAGGCGCTGTTGGCGAGGCTCGACGGCGCGTCAAGCGCAAAGATGAGACCGGCGCAACCTACCAACAGCAGAAGGATCCCAATTACGTCGCGCCGCCCAGATCGGCGATCACGTCTGGTGGTCAACCAGAACGCGGACCCGACCACAATCGTCACGGGTACGTTGATCCAGAAGATCGCCCGCCACGACGCCACCGCGACCACTGCAGCGCCGTACAGCGGTCCAATCACGCTGCCCAGCTCCTGCACGGCGCCGACCAAGCCCAGCGGCGCGCCGCGTTCGTCCGGGGCCCAGCGGGCGGCCACCATGGCCAGTGCGACCGGGACGAGACCGCCGCCTCCCAAACCCTGCAGTGCCCTTCCCGTCACGGCCACTGGAAGGTTGTGCGCGGTGGCGGTGACGACGGAGCCGCTGGCAAAGATGGTCAGGCAACCCGCGAACACCGGGGCCGTACCGGCGAGATCGGCCAGCCGGCCGATCAGCGGCAGTACCGCGGTGTAGCCGAGCAGGAACCCGCTGATGATCGGCGTTGCTCGTTGCAGGCGATCAAGCCCGATGCCGACTCCCGACATGATCGCGGGCAGCGCCACGACCACGACGTAGGTGTCAGCTGCCGCTAGAAGGACTGCGGATGCTACGAGGCCG is part of the Acidimicrobiales bacterium genome and encodes:
- a CDS encoding MFS transporter, with translation MTEPLVVRNERDRWRLGLVASAVLLAAADTYVVVVALPAIMSGVGIGLDRLQRATPIISGFLLGYTAVLPLIGRLADLAGTAPVFAGCLTIFASGSVVTATAHNLPVAVTGRALQGLGGGGLVPVALAMVAARWAPDERGAPLGLVGAVQELGSVIGPLYGAAVVAVASWRAIFWINVPVTIVVGSAFWLTTRRDRRSGRRDVIGILLLLVGCAGLIFALDAPSSLANSASVGQIYTPATSGAWSAFTTPIALASIGALVLFVAWEAVKPFGVRPVVSARTLPSVLAAADLPGSALLAGVLACVVVAFSTADPSRQVVASSAKVVAPLAVVLAIGFVIRQRTAREPLLRFGSLSARPAWGSLLVNLAVGGALMAALVDVPLFARATVDPKSEVAAALVLLRFLLAVPVGALVGGILCRTRARAPLVAAGGMVLATAAFLLMTSWSKKSLGGGPRWSDVELVVCGFGFGLAIAPVNVAVLGAVSERVHALASSLAVVARTIGMLVGLSALTAIALHRFYQAEARIGSALVLCPTHPTSCPAYTNATNAAVVTELHTIFAGAAICAGIAGVLALFLLRPQPT